A region of the Polaribacter sp. L3A8 genome:
CACGTTTTGAGGGTAGTCATAATTTTCAAACAACTCAGAAAGTAGCGCTATAACGTGATTTTGTTTAATAGTAAAAGAAAAATAGTCTTTTACTATTCTTCGAGTGTGAACGTCAATAACTGATAGTAAATAAGCATTCTTTCCTACACTTGGTATCCAAACCATCTTTATATCCATCTCCAGGCATTCTAAAGGTCTAGAAGTTTGCACCTTTCTAAACTTTACAAACTTGCGTCCAGAACCACTTCTATCTATCCTATTATCAAGTTTCAACAAGCCTTCTTCCTTCATAATTCTATACAACTTTTTATGATTGATAGTGTAACCATCTCTAGTTAAATAGCTGGTCATTAATCGATAACCACAATCTATAAACTCGTGCTTTAAAATCTTTTATAGACACAACTACAGCGTCTTGTAATACAAAACCTTTAGTCTTGTGGAAAGTCTCTTTAGATGGCTTATTTCCTTTTTTACCGCCACTAGGTTCTCTATAATAGCTACTCGATACAATACCAACCATCTTTATAATCTTAGCCTTAGAGATTTTATGTTTGTTATAAATAGTGTCTACTAGATCTTTCTTGGATCGGACGTCCCAAACTTTTTTTTTAAAAGCTCACGTTGCACTTCAAGCTCGATTTCTCTATCACTCAGCAATTTTCGTAACACTCGATTCTCTTCTTCAGCTGCTTTAAGTTCTTTACTTTTAGTGTCATAGGTAACTTTTAAACCTGCTTCTCCTTTGTGCTCAAACTTCTTTTTCCAACTATAGAAAGTGCCAGTACTTACGCTGTATTTTCGGCAGGCCTCAACGATACCTATTTCTTCGGAAACAGATAGT
Encoded here:
- a CDS encoding transposase, with the protein product MKYKKWTLEQKLEILSVSEEIGIVEACRKYSVSTGTFYSWKKKFEHKGEAGLKVTYDTKSKELKAAEEENRVLRKLLSDREIELEVQRELLKKKFGTSDPRKI
- a CDS encoding DDE-type integrase/transposase/recombinase, which translates into the protein MTSYLTRDGYTINHKKLYRIMKEEGLLKLDNRIDRSGSGRKFVKFRKVQTSRPLECLEMDIKMVWIPSVGKNAYLLSVIDVHTRRIVKDYFSFTIKQNHVIALLSELFENYDYPQNVVIRSDNGSQFIAKKVREYLGLIGVQQEFTHVATPEENAHIEAYHGILKKEVFNRWDYQYFGEIEQILKRFVKFYNNRRLHGLLGRITPMEKWNADEHLIRMKKLTA